The genomic stretch CAGCTGCTGGCCCAGGGTGGGATGGACGAGGAGCGGCTGGCACCGGTCCGTGGCTTCTCGCTCCTGCAGCTGGCGGAACTGAGCCAGGGCGCCCTCCCGCGTGAGGTCGTGGACGACCTGGTGCGCAGGGCGAACGGCGGCTCGGTCCCCGTGGGGGATGAGGAGGTCATCGGCTGGCAGGAGCGGATCGTGCCCAGCCGCTTCGAGGGGCGGACGGTCATCGTGACCGGGGCGGCATCGGGCATCGGACGCGCGACCGCTTCACGGATCGCCCGCGAGGGCGGGCGTGTCGTCGCGGTCGATCTCTCGGGCGATGCCCTTGGTCAGTTCGCCGCCGAGCAGGGGGAGGCGGTCACCGCGGTGGTCGGTGACATCACCCAGATCGGAGACGTCGAGCGCATCGTCGCCACCGCCGGCGCCCAGATCGACGGCCTGGCCAACGTGGCCGGCGTCGCTGATGACTTCACCCCGGTGCACGAGGTCTCGGACGCCGTGTGGCAGCGGTGCTTCCGGGTCAACGTCGACGGCACTTTCCAGCTGACGCGCGCCGTCCTGCCGGCGATGCTGTCCGCCGGGCGGGGGGCCATCGTCAACGTCGCATCGGAGGCGGCTCTCCGCGGCTCTGCAGCGGGTGCCGCCTACACCGCGTCCAAGCACGCGGTCATCGGTCTCACTCGCAGCGCCGCCTTCATGTACGGGCCCCAGGGCATCCGCGTGAATGCGGTCGCGCCCGGCGGTGTGGCCACCGGGATGCGACCCACCGCTGCCTCCGAGTTCGGGCAGCAGCGCGTCGGGCCGCTCATGGCGCTCATCCCACCGGTGGCGACCGCCGACCAGCTCGCCGCGTCGATCACGTTCCTGCTCAGCGATGACGGGGTCAACGTCAACGGTGCGGTGCTGCCCTCGGACGGCGGTTGGTCGGTGCAGTGAGCTCAAGTGCCGTCCGGGCGGTGGCAGCACGGCTCGGGCGGCACAGCGGGCGCGGGAACGCGACCCGTTCTATGCGGATTTCGGTCGCCGTACTGCCCGACCGGCATCCGGTGGTGCACTTCCTGGACGACGTGCGCGACGGCGAGGTCTCCGACGTACGGAACGGGTGAACCTACGACCATTTGACCTGGCACCGGCTGGCCGATGCCTTCTGGCAGGGGCTTGCTGGCCATCGCCGCGACGTGCCCGGAGCGGTCCGCCTGCGGACGCTCGTCGCCTCGCTGCACTTCCGCCACCCGGTGCCCCTCGCCAAGGAGCCCATTGACTCCGACCAGTGGACCGGAGGGCGTCTCGACCTGGGCGTCGGCGTGGCACCGAAGGGCCAGGTCAGTGGTGCTCGGCGACCCACCGCGCAGCCGCGGCGTTCGAACAGGTCGGTTCGGCGAGTGGCTCGGTCTGCTGAACCAGCTGCAGAGAGCCACTGACGTCGCTTGCTGGCGATCGGTCCTCCGCGATCGAAGTCACCAGTTGCGGCAGTGCCCACCGCCCACGGTTACCGGTCACGGCGACCGGTCCGCTGTTGCTGACCACGCGCCACGGCGCGCGGTGGCACGCGATGTGTCACCCAGAGCCCGTCGGTGGGGATCGGTCCGAGGGGGTGGCTGGCGGGTGTCCCCGACCAGAGTCGCCACGCCGCTCTCGATGTTGCGGGGCGACAGCGTTCGGCGCCGAGGCGTCCGGTTCTGATCGGGCTCGAGACGACCCGGCGTTCGAGACGCGACTTCGCTAGTCGACACCTCCGGACCGATGTCAGCCGTCGGATGACCGGCGTGAACGTCCACTGGCCGCCCCCTGGGTCGACGGCCAGTGACGACCGTGACGGAAGCGACATGCGGAGCGAGCTCCCGTCAACTGGTGGCAGAGAGCACTCCAGGCGATGCCCACGGACCGCGATCAGGCGAGCTGTCCGCTGACGACCACCTGGGCGCCCTGCTCGGCCTCACCTCCATCCGGGTCCGCGTCCGGCGTCCTGGTCATATGCAGGACGTGCTGAGTGCGGCGACGACCCCCTTCCCCGCCTTGGAGCAGCAACTGGCCTTGAGCCTGGTGGTCCACCATCGCAGGACCTCCCCATCGACGGCCGCGTCCCAATGGACGTTGACGCAGGGGGTGGGGGTGGCTCGATCCGGGGACCTCGCTCCGCACGGCGTCGTCGGACATCAGCCTGAGCCGGCCGGCGGTGCGTGCTCGATCCCGGGGAGGGCCCGCCGCGATCCTGCCTCGCGGGTCCGCTGGCGGACCGTGTCGGTCGCTGGAGCTGACGACGAGTTGCCCGACACCTGCCTCTCCGGTCATGTCGTGGCATCTCGTGTGACCGGCACAACACGCGACGACAACTCGTGGCAACCGGTCGCCAGTGGCTTCCGTCACTGATTGCCTACTGGCATTCGGCGGCCGGATGCCCTGACTCACGTCATGGCGCCGGCCCCCCACGAAGACCCCGGGCGGCGACTGCGATCGTCTTCAGCGCCTCAGCGCCCCCGCATCACGAAGGAGTGATCAGTGCGGACTCGTACAACCGGCTCACGGCGCACCGGGCGCCGCCTCACGGCGGCGTTCGGGGTGGCCGCCGTCCTCACCACCGCCGCCTGCGGCGGCGACTCGGACTCGTCCGGCAGTGGTGGCAGCCAGTCGGGCGACGCGTCCCTGGCGCTCGCCATCAACGCCCAGCCAGCGACCCTGGACCCGGCGCAGCTGGCAGAAGGCCAGCAGGCCTACCTCTGGACCTCCATCTACGACACCCTGCTCACCCTCGACAACGAGGGGCAGTTGCAGCCCAACGCTGCCGAGAGCTGGGAGTACTCGGCGGACGGGCGCACCCTCACCCTGAAGCTGCGGGACGGGATGACCTTCAGCTCCGGCGACCCGGTGACCGCCGAGGCGGTGCGGGCGACGCTGGAGCGCACCCGCACCACACCCGGGCAGCAGCAGGGGAAGCTCGCGGCAGTCGAGTCCGTCGAGGCCCCCGACGACAGCACCGTCGTGCTGAACCTCAGCGAGCCGGACAGCTCGCTGCTCGTCAACCTCGCCCAGGCGGCCGGCGTGATCGGTGACCCGGCGACCATCGAGAACGAGGACAGCGTGCTCGACCCGGTCGGGTCCGGCCCCTACGTCCTCGACGACGAGGCCACCGTTCCCGGCAGCACGTACGTCCTCGAGCGCCGGGACGACCACTGGAACGTCGACGCCTACCCGTTCGAGACGGTGACGGTCCGGGTGATCCAGGACCGCACAGCCGTCTTCAACGCGCTGCAGACCGGTGAGTTGAACGCCGGCACGGTCGAGGCGCCGCAGGGCGAGCAGCTGGCGAGCCAGGGCTTCGACATCGCGAAGGTCGACGCCACCGCCGTCGGCAACCTGGTGCTCGCCGACCGGAGCGGCACCGTCCAGCCGGCATTCGCCGACCCCAGGGTTCGGCAGGCCATCAACATGGCCTTCGACCGGGAGAAGATCGTCGAGCAGTTGCTCCAGGGCAACGGTCTGGCGACGCAGCAGATCTTCAACCCGAAGGGGGAGGCGTACGTCGAGGAGCTCAACGACACGTACGAGTACGACCCCGAGGGGGCCAAGGCGCTGCTCGCCGAGGCCGGGTACGCAAACGGGTTCGAGATCACGATGCCCAGCACCATCATCTCGCAGAACTTCGAGCCGACCATCACCCAGGCGCTGGCCGACATCGGGATCCGGGTGACCTGGGAGCCCGTGCCGCCGCAGAACACGGCATCGGCGGTCGCGTCGGGGACCTACCCGGCGGTGTTCTTCATCGACGGGCTCAACGCCGCCCCGCGCGAGCTGGCGAACAACTTCGCTCCCGACGGTTTCCTCAACCCGTTCGACAGTGAACTGCCCGCCGAGCTCACCGAGCTGATGGACCAGATCGCGACCGAGACCGACCCGACCGCGGCCGGTGACCTGCTCCAGCAGGCGAACGAGGTGATCGTGGAGAACGCCCTGACGGCGCCGCTGTTCTACGCCGGCACCACCTGGGCCACCACCGACGGGATCGAGTACCTCGGGGACGGCTCGAACACCCTCAACACGGTGCGCGCCTTCGGCGTCTCGGCCTAGTCCTGCTCGCCCCGGGCGGCGGTCGGCGACCGCCGCCCGGGGCCTGTCCCCGTCCGAATCAGCGGAAAGACCACACATGACCCTCTACGTGGTGCGGCGACTGGCCACCGGCCTGGTGCTCGCCCTCCTGGTGACGCTGATCACCTTCCTGTTGCTCAGTCCCTCCTTCGACGGTGTGGTCCGCAGCATCCTGGGCAGCGCAGCCACCCCCGAGTCCGTGGCCGCGCTCAAGGAGCGGTTCGGCCTGGACCGGCCGCTCCTGGTGCAGTACGGGGACTGGCTGGGCGGCGTGCTGCAGGGTGACTTCGGGCGGTCGTACTTCACCAGCCAGGAGGTGGCCCCGGCCGTGGCGTCGCGGCTCAGCGTGACGCTGTCGGTGGTCCTGGTGGCCCTGGCGGTCACCGTCCTGATCAGCGTCACCCTCGGGGTCCTCGCCGCTTGGCGGGGGGGCGGGGTCGACCGGGCGGCGCAGGGTGTCTCGCTCGTGGGGTACCTGATCCCGAACCTGCTGATCGCGATCGTGCTCGTGTACGTGTTCGCCATCCAGCTGGGCTGGCTGCCGGCCACGGGGTACACCCCGCTGTCGGAGAACCCCGGTCGCTGGGCGACCTCCATCCTGATCCCGGTGATCGCGTTGGTCATCGCGGGAATCGCCAACATGGCGGCACAGGTGCGCGGGTCGATGATCGACGAGCTGCGCAAGGACTACGTCCGGACCCTTCGCACGCGTGGCATCAGCACCCGCTCGGTGGTGCTCCGGCACGCGCTGCGCAACGCCGCGGGGCCTGCGCTGACCGTCATGTCGCTCGAGTTCATCTCGATGCTCGGGGGCGCGCTCATCATCGAGAACGTCTTCGCGCTCCCCGGGTTCGGCAGCTACGCCTTCAACTCGTCCCTGCAGGGAGACATCCCGGTCATCATGGGCATCACCTTGTTCACCGTCCTGCTGGTGGTCTGCGTCAACTTGGTCACCGACCTGGTCAACGGCTGGCTCAACCCGAAGGCGAGGGTCCTGTGACCGTCAACGCGGAGACCTTCGCGACCGACGCAGGAGAGGCCGAGCAGGCCGGCCCGCCACGGCGGTCGCCGTGGCGCAAGCTGCTGCGCGACCCGCAGGCGGTCATCACCGCGACCATCCTGGTCACCTTCGTGGTGCTCGGTGTGCTGGCAGACGTGATCGCGACGCACGGCCCGAACGAGGCGTCGCTCGACGCGTACAACGCTCCCCCCGGTACGCCCGGCTTCCCCCTGGGCGGCGACCAGAGCGGCCGCGACATCCTGGCGAGGCTGCTGCACTCGATCAACACCAGCGTGGTCTCCGCCCTCATCGGTACGTCGGTGGCGCTCGTCATCGGCGTCACCGCGGGGCTGGTCGGCGGCTACTTCGGCCGCCGAACGCGCGGGGTCACCGAGTGGCTGTTCAGCCTGATCATGACGTTCCCGGGGCTGCTCCTGCTCATCGTGCTGCTGCCGGTGACCAAGGGCGACTTCCGGGCGACCATGTTGATCTTCGGAGTCCTACTCTCGCCGAGTGTGTACCGGATCGTCCGCAACCTGGTGCTCGGCGTGAAGAACGAGTTGTACGTGGACGCCGCCCGGGTGTCGGGCCTGAACACCAAGCGGATCCTCGCCCGGCACGTGCTGGTGGTGGTGCGCGGGCCGATCATCATCGCCGCCGCCTTCATGGCGGGGACGTCGATCACCCTGCAGTCGGGCCTCGCGTTCCTCGGCGTGGGTTCGACGTCGGTCCCCAGCTTCGGTGCCATGGTGGCGGAGGGCTTCCGCAACCTCTACGTCGAGCCCATGCACTTCGTCTGGCCCAGCCTGGCCCTCGGGCTCATGACGGCCTCGCTGGTGCTCCTCGGCAACGCACTACGGGACGCTCTCGAAGGGGTGCGTCGGAAGCCGGCGAAGCTCGAGACGGGAACCGATCGGGCGGGTGCTGCCACGGCGCCGGCCGACGGTGCAGCTCCCTTGCCGGTCCCGGGTGCCGACGCGGACGGCTCCTCGTCGCTACTGGTGGTCGAGGACCTCGCCATCGCCTACCCAGCACCCGACGGCAGTTTCCGCGAGGTGGTCCACGGAGTCTCCCTGCACCTGGAGGCCGGGGAGACCCTCGGTCTGGTGGGCGAGTCCGGGTCGGGCAAGACCCAGACGGCATTCGCGGCCCTGGGCGTGCTGCCGGCGGAGGCCGTCGTCACCCGCGGGTCCATCCGGCTCGAGGGGCGGGAACTGCTGGGCCTGAGCGAGCGGGAGCTGCGCGGGATCCGTGGCAGCGCCATCGCCTACGTGCCGCAGGAGCCGATGTCGAACTTGAACCCGTCGTTCACCATCGGCGCCCAGCTCGTGGAGGGTCTGCGGGCGTCGACCCAGCTCTCCCGGAGCGCGGCCCGTGAACGCGCCCTCGCACTGCTGGGGCGGGTCGGCATCCCGGACCCGCAGCGGACCTTCGACTCCTACCCGCACCAGATCTCCGGCGGGATGGCGCAGCGGGTGCTCATCGCTGGCGCAGTGGCCAGCCGGCCCAAGGTCCTGATCGCGGACGAGCCGACGACGGCCCTGGACGTCACCGTGCAGGCCGAGATCCTCGACCTGCTGCGGGAACTCCAGCAGGAGCTCGGCATGGCCGTGCTGCTGGTGACGCACAACTTCGGCGTGGTCGCCGACATCTGCGACCGCATCGCCGTGATGCAGACGGGACGCGTGGTCGAGGCCGGCGAGACCCGCGAGGTGTTCCGCAACCCGCAGCACCCGTACACCCGGATGCTGCTCAACTCCATCCTCGACGAGACCACCGTGCGGCAGGACGGCCCGTCGGCCGGCGTGCCGCTGACGACGGAGGCGTGATGACCGCACCACTGCTCGACGTCCAGGACCTCCGAGTCGCGTTCCCCGGACGCGGCTTCCGCAGCAAACCGATCGAGGTCTTGCACGGCGTCTCCCTCGACATCGCCGCTGGCGAGACGCTGGGTGTCGTGGGGGAGTCCGGTTCCGGCAAGACCACGATCGGCAGGGCAGTGCTCGGGCTCGTCAAGCCCAGCGGCGGGCGGATCACCTTCGACGGCCAGGACGTCACGCACGCCGCGCCCAAGGACCGACGGGGGAGTGCGCAGGACATCCAGGTGGTGTTCCAGGACCCCTACACGTCACTCAACCCGTCGATGCAGATCGGCGACATCCTCAGCGAGCCGTTGGTCGTGCGGGGGGCGAGCCAGCGCGATGCGCGAGCCCGGGTGCGGACGCTGCTGGATCAGGTGGGGTTGCCGGCGAACGCCGCCGAGCGGCTGCCGCGTGAGTTCAGCGGTGGTCAGCGTCAGCGTGTGGCCATCGCCCGGGCCCTGGCGCCGGAGCCCAGGCTGATCGTCTGCGACGAGCCGGTCTCGGCGCTCGACCTCAGCACGCAGGCGAAGGTCCTGGACCTGTTCATCGAGATCCAGCGCAGCACCGGAGTGGCCTACCTGTTCGTCTCGCACGACCTCGCGGTGGTGCGGCACATCAGCCACCGGGTGAGCGTCGTCTACCGGGGAGACATCGTCGAGACCGGGTCGGCCGACGCGGTGACGTCCACGCCGGAGAACCCGTACACGCAGCGCCTGCTGCTGGCCGCGCCGGTCGCGGACCCCGCGGAGCAGGAGCGCAGGCGAGCCCAGCGACGGCAGCTGGAGGCCGCGGCGAGCGGCTCCACCGCCGCCTGACGGTCGTCCGGTCCGCCGAGCCCGCTGACTCACGCGCTCAGGCGAGGTGGGCGGGCTCGCGTGGTGACATGCCGGCGGCTCGGTAGATGGCGTCGATGGTGCGCATCGTGGCGGTGGCCTGCAGGGGGCCGGTGAGCAGGCCGCCGCCGTGCACCACCGCGTCGCGGAAGGCCGCCAACTGGAAGCTGTACGTCGTCCGCGCGTCTCCCTGCTCGGTGACGGTGCCCGCCGGCGTGACCAGGGTCAGCAGTCCGTGGAAGTGCGGGTGGTACGGCATGCGGACGGTCAGCCGGCCGGCCGTCCCGGTCATCAGCAGCTCGGCAGCCCCCCTCTCCTCCGGATGCATGCTGGCCCGCACCCGGCCCGCCGCGCCGCGGCCGAACAGCAGGTCGGCGGTCATGGAGGCGTCAACGCCGCCGACCTCGTCGGCGTCGGCCCGCACCACATCAGGCACACCCAACAGGTCGAGCAGCAGGCGTACCGGGTAGCAGCCGAGGTCCATGAGCGCTCCGCCACCGAGTGCCGCGTCCCACCGGATGTCGGTGCGGTCCGCATGCGGCACCACGAAGGTGGCCGTCGCGTCGAGGACCTCACCGAGGGACCCCGACGACACCAGGTCGGTCACCCGTGACCACATCGGGTGGTGGACCGAGTGGAACGCCTCCATCACCACCAGGTCGCTCCCCAGCGCCAGTTCGGCGATCATCTCGGCCTCGTCCGCGTTGGCGGTGAACGGCTTCTCGCAGAGCACGTGCTTGCCGGCGTCGATCGCGCGGCGGATCCAGCGCCCGTGCATCGCCGCAGGCGTCGGGATGTAGATCGCGTCGACGTCCGGGTCGTCGACCACGGCGTCGTAGTCGGCGAGCGCGCGGGGGATGCCGTGCTGGGCCGCGTAACGGGCCGCCCGTTCGGCCGACCGGGCGGCGATGGCGGTCACCACCACGCCGTCCACCTCGGCTGCCGGCCGCAGAAGCGCGGACTCCACGATCCGGGCCGCCCCGAGGACGCCGATGCGCACGGTCACCGGGCCAGCCCGGGGAGGTAGGTGAGCAGGAACTGCCGCATCGACGCGGCCATGCGGACGTGCTCCCGGTCGAACAGCCACTGGGCCTGCAGTCCGTTCATCAACGCCACCGTCATCACGGCCAGCGTCTCCGGGTCTGCTCCTGCCGCGAGCTCGCCCCGCTCCGCGAGGGCGGTGAACGCCTGGGCGTAGAAGTGGCGAAGCGCCCGGTACTGCTCGGCGTAGTGGGTGTGCGCGGGGTGGTCCGGCGACGTCGCCTCGCCCGCCAGCACGCAGTGCAGGGCGAGCAGGCCGGGCAGGTGCTCGTTCTCGGCGACGACACCGAGCATGCCTCGCAGGGCCTCGAGTGGCTGTGTGCGCGGGTCCAGCGCCTGAGCCGACCGGAGGTACTCGGTGCTGAGCTCCGCCCGCAGTGCCAGCACGGCAGTGAGCAGCTCCTCCTTGCTCGCGAAGTGGTGCAGGAGGCCGGTGTAACTGATCCCCGCGCGTCGCGCGACGTCCTTCATCGTGGCGCCGTAGAACCCGGTCTCGCCGAATGCCTCCACGCAGGCCTCGACGATGCGCCGCCGGACCCCCTCCGTCTTCGCGTACGGGCCCCGTGGTGCGGTCGCCGGCATGCCGTCTCCTGAATGTCGTATTGCATTACGGTTTACATGCTAGCGTGACGTGCGTCATGACCGGGCGGTGACGGGGCCCGCCGAGTGGCTGGCCGGCTCCGCCGCCTCGGCTGCTGCCGTGGCGGCGCCCTGATCCTGTCGACCGTCCGATCCGCTCCACCAGGTGACCCGCGGTGGACCCATGAGAGGCATCCCACGATGGACCACAAGGACACTGCCCGGTCGCCTGAGGAACGCGCTCGCGACCTGCTCGGACGGATGACCGTCAGTGAGAAGGCCCAGCAGCTCGTGGGCGTGCTGCCGCATGCGCTGGCCGGTGCCGGCGGAGTCTCCGGAGACGCCCTGCGGCGGCACCTGGCCGACGGGATCGGGCACATCTCCGGCGCGGCCCTCACGTCCGATTCGCCGGTGGCGATCGCGCGCGTCAACAACGCCGTCCAGCGTCACCTCGTGGAGG from Modestobacter roseus encodes the following:
- a CDS encoding SDR family NAD(P)-dependent oxidoreductase codes for the protein MDDLVRRANGGSVPVGDEEVIGWQERIVPSRFEGRTVIVTGAASGIGRATASRIAREGGRVVAVDLSGDALGQFAAEQGEAVTAVVGDITQIGDVERIVATAGAQIDGLANVAGVADDFTPVHEVSDAVWQRCFRVNVDGTFQLTRAVLPAMLSAGRGAIVNVASEAALRGSAAGAAYTASKHAVIGLTRSAAFMYGPQGIRVNAVAPGGVATGMRPTAASEFGQQRVGPLMALIPPVATADQLAASITFLLSDDGVNVNGAVLPSDGGWSVQ
- a CDS encoding ABC transporter substrate-binding protein encodes the protein MRTRTTGSRRTGRRLTAAFGVAAVLTTAACGGDSDSSGSGGSQSGDASLALAINAQPATLDPAQLAEGQQAYLWTSIYDTLLTLDNEGQLQPNAAESWEYSADGRTLTLKLRDGMTFSSGDPVTAEAVRATLERTRTTPGQQQGKLAAVESVEAPDDSTVVLNLSEPDSSLLVNLAQAAGVIGDPATIENEDSVLDPVGSGPYVLDDEATVPGSTYVLERRDDHWNVDAYPFETVTVRVIQDRTAVFNALQTGELNAGTVEAPQGEQLASQGFDIAKVDATAVGNLVLADRSGTVQPAFADPRVRQAINMAFDREKIVEQLLQGNGLATQQIFNPKGEAYVEELNDTYEYDPEGAKALLAEAGYANGFEITMPSTIISQNFEPTITQALADIGIRVTWEPVPPQNTASAVASGTYPAVFFIDGLNAAPRELANNFAPDGFLNPFDSELPAELTELMDQIATETDPTAAGDLLQQANEVIVENALTAPLFYAGTTWATTDGIEYLGDGSNTLNTVRAFGVSA
- a CDS encoding ABC transporter permease, producing MTLYVVRRLATGLVLALLVTLITFLLLSPSFDGVVRSILGSAATPESVAALKERFGLDRPLLVQYGDWLGGVLQGDFGRSYFTSQEVAPAVASRLSVTLSVVLVALAVTVLISVTLGVLAAWRGGGVDRAAQGVSLVGYLIPNLLIAIVLVYVFAIQLGWLPATGYTPLSENPGRWATSILIPVIALVIAGIANMAAQVRGSMIDELRKDYVRTLRTRGISTRSVVLRHALRNAAGPALTVMSLEFISMLGGALIIENVFALPGFGSYAFNSSLQGDIPVIMGITLFTVLLVVCVNLVTDLVNGWLNPKARVL
- a CDS encoding dipeptide/oligopeptide/nickel ABC transporter permease/ATP-binding protein; amino-acid sequence: MTVNAETFATDAGEAEQAGPPRRSPWRKLLRDPQAVITATILVTFVVLGVLADVIATHGPNEASLDAYNAPPGTPGFPLGGDQSGRDILARLLHSINTSVVSALIGTSVALVIGVTAGLVGGYFGRRTRGVTEWLFSLIMTFPGLLLLIVLLPVTKGDFRATMLIFGVLLSPSVYRIVRNLVLGVKNELYVDAARVSGLNTKRILARHVLVVVRGPIIIAAAFMAGTSITLQSGLAFLGVGSTSVPSFGAMVAEGFRNLYVEPMHFVWPSLALGLMTASLVLLGNALRDALEGVRRKPAKLETGTDRAGAATAPADGAAPLPVPGADADGSSSLLVVEDLAIAYPAPDGSFREVVHGVSLHLEAGETLGLVGESGSGKTQTAFAALGVLPAEAVVTRGSIRLEGRELLGLSERELRGIRGSAIAYVPQEPMSNLNPSFTIGAQLVEGLRASTQLSRSAARERALALLGRVGIPDPQRTFDSYPHQISGGMAQRVLIAGAVASRPKVLIADEPTTALDVTVQAEILDLLRELQQELGMAVLLVTHNFGVVADICDRIAVMQTGRVVEAGETREVFRNPQHPYTRMLLNSILDETTVRQDGPSAGVPLTTEA
- a CDS encoding ATP-binding cassette domain-containing protein, whose protein sequence is MTAPLLDVQDLRVAFPGRGFRSKPIEVLHGVSLDIAAGETLGVVGESGSGKTTIGRAVLGLVKPSGGRITFDGQDVTHAAPKDRRGSAQDIQVVFQDPYTSLNPSMQIGDILSEPLVVRGASQRDARARVRTLLDQVGLPANAAERLPREFSGGQRQRVAIARALAPEPRLIVCDEPVSALDLSTQAKVLDLFIEIQRSTGVAYLFVSHDLAVVRHISHRVSVVYRGDIVETGSADAVTSTPENPYTQRLLLAAPVADPAEQERRRAQRRQLEAAASGSTAA
- a CDS encoding Gfo/Idh/MocA family protein codes for the protein MTVRIGVLGAARIVESALLRPAAEVDGVVVTAIAARSAERAARYAAQHGIPRALADYDAVVDDPDVDAIYIPTPAAMHGRWIRRAIDAGKHVLCEKPFTANADEAEMIAELALGSDLVVMEAFHSVHHPMWSRVTDLVSSGSLGEVLDATATFVVPHADRTDIRWDAALGGGALMDLGCYPVRLLLDLLGVPDVVRADADEVGGVDASMTADLLFGRGAAGRVRASMHPEERGAAELLMTGTAGRLTVRMPYHPHFHGLLTLVTPAGTVTEQGDARTTYSFQLAAFRDAVVHGGGLLTGPLQATATMRTIDAIYRAAGMSPREPAHLA
- a CDS encoding TetR/AcrR family transcriptional regulator; this encodes MPATAPRGPYAKTEGVRRRIVEACVEAFGETGFYGATMKDVARRAGISYTGLLHHFASKEELLTAVLALRAELSTEYLRSAQALDPRTQPLEALRGMLGVVAENEHLPGLLALHCVLAGEATSPDHPAHTHYAEQYRALRHFYAQAFTALAERGELAAGADPETLAVMTVALMNGLQAQWLFDREHVRMAASMRQFLLTYLPGLAR